Proteins found in one Vallitalea guaymasensis genomic segment:
- a CDS encoding non-ribosomal peptide synthetase yields MEISIEKFLEDLYVKGISLWMEDDKLHFKAPKGSISKDELNMLKENKEKIIDILTENETIKIVPDIKSRYEPFPCTDIQSAYLLGRSDSFEYGGVACHIYLELEYDQLEPKKTEEIWNRLIERHDMLRVKFDKSGNQYIQKEVDDFEIIYNDYSGQDESVLTEKMNEIRQNMGNRVYDIEKWPLFDIQLTKTNNKYIMHFSIEFIIADWTSIRLLLNEFDILNRNIDEELPKLELTFRDYILAADKLKKSKQYIEDKNYWMQRVDTLPSAPKLPILVNEKNEKVKFERHTLHIKQDKWNILKDFVKKKGLTPTATVLTAFALIIERWSTESRFCLNLTLLNRMPIHPQVNDIVGDFTTINLLEINLNDIKTFIEYAKDIQKRLFDDLDHKLFSGVEVIRELARRHSNKELMPIIFTSAIGSESTNVASSKIEVNENGISQTPQVFIDCQAMDDENGLRINWDVRDKIFPQNMIKDMFNSFEELLNRLIEMKETWNEKDIVKLPLWQQNERKIVNDTSKILPDKLLHQQIFEQAELTPDNIAVKDGNNSITYRELIRLSDTISAYLLDAGCKPQDKIAIVMEKSIYQVASVLGILNIGGIYVPISNKQPVSRIESIIEQSSSDIVLMTSSSSIKIDDNYKVIEVDKLEPRNEEFNRFTGDSNNTAYIIFTSGSTGVPKGVTISHKAALNTINDINDRFKVTSDDSIIGISKLSFDLSVYDIFGLLSVGGKIIYPMDSKLNDPSYWYSLISENNITMWNTVPAIMEMLVNYLEVSNYSLDSMEKIFLSGDWIGVNLPDRIKNKMPNADIICMGGATEASIWSIYHVYDDSDKSYKSIPYGRPLANQQFKVFDSMLRDCPVLVEGELGIMGQGLSKGYLGQKEITANSFIIHEKDKIYRTGDYGRYLPGGEIEFLGRKDAQVKIRGHRIELGEIESALNRHEKVKSAVVIVGTENKNQLYGFVMLDDNQKSPKVTEDELKEYLASYIPEYMIPTSISILSIFPLTQNGKVDRKKLLSIKMQNVSHDDKENKEEVFDQLELKLKTIMESVLEVVEIGKEDDFYDYGADSLIMAQAAGILHEELLAINKDIPYDALLRQLLNYPSIDSLAKFVRQQGTGEEQIDDSSNDSSNASIIEYSKNENGPLRIILHAGLGTMNCFRYLIKHLVKEDIGTVIGIAVKDADKYSSINPEELIENIADDYVERIMEYDNNDVQIIGYCLGGLIAVEVAKRLAENNVNIVDLVLIDSHPVQADIKDELFLESIFITNFYITLPQVYDEITIDELDYTFKRLFEKHRDNIPKNALCNLDGDDKITKVSNLFRKLSTLTKEERFRDYVEAMHKITGENVPVNMAMGMFNIYCQSFKAAQFEPSIYMGDVRFLLAREDFQYLANSSERSLDFWKQFCLGEFEVTKIDGDHISCIEDEKNVPHLAKLVTEPLS; encoded by the coding sequence ATGGAAATAAGTATAGAAAAGTTTTTAGAAGATTTATATGTAAAAGGTATTTCTCTTTGGATGGAAGATGATAAATTACACTTCAAAGCTCCAAAGGGCAGTATCAGCAAAGATGAATTAAATATGTTAAAAGAGAATAAGGAAAAGATAATAGATATACTAACAGAAAATGAGACCATAAAAATAGTTCCTGACATAAAGTCAAGGTATGAGCCCTTTCCTTGTACTGATATACAATCTGCATATCTGTTAGGACGTAGTGATAGTTTTGAATATGGTGGAGTGGCATGCCATATATATCTGGAATTGGAATATGATCAATTAGAACCGAAGAAGACAGAAGAAATATGGAATAGATTGATTGAACGGCATGATATGTTACGTGTGAAATTTGATAAAAGTGGTAATCAATACATTCAGAAAGAAGTAGATGATTTTGAAATAATCTATAACGATTATAGTGGACAAGATGAAAGTGTGCTTACAGAAAAAATGAATGAAATACGGCAAAACATGGGTAATAGGGTATACGATATTGAGAAATGGCCATTATTCGATATACAACTTACTAAGACTAACAATAAATACATAATGCATTTCTCTATTGAATTCATAATAGCAGATTGGACAAGCATTAGATTGTTGTTGAATGAATTTGATATATTGAATAGGAATATAGATGAAGAACTTCCTAAATTAGAGCTCACATTCAGAGATTATATATTAGCTGCCGACAAGCTAAAAAAATCAAAACAGTATATTGAAGATAAAAATTATTGGATGCAAAGAGTAGATACTCTACCTTCAGCACCTAAATTACCAATATTGGTTAATGAGAAAAATGAAAAAGTAAAGTTCGAGAGACATACTTTACATATAAAACAAGATAAATGGAATATATTAAAAGACTTTGTAAAGAAAAAAGGATTGACACCTACAGCAACTGTTTTAACTGCATTTGCACTCATAATAGAAAGATGGAGTACGGAAAGTAGATTCTGTCTTAATCTTACATTGTTGAATAGAATGCCTATACACCCACAAGTCAATGATATTGTTGGTGATTTTACAACTATCAACTTATTGGAAATTAACCTTAATGACATCAAGACATTTATAGAATACGCAAAGGACATTCAAAAACGTTTATTCGATGACTTAGACCACAAATTATTTTCAGGAGTAGAAGTAATTAGAGAATTAGCAAGGAGACATAGCAATAAAGAACTGATGCCCATCATTTTTACTAGTGCCATAGGAAGTGAATCCACTAATGTAGCTTCATCCAAAATAGAGGTTAATGAAAATGGTATTTCACAAACGCCACAGGTATTCATTGATTGTCAAGCTATGGATGATGAGAATGGGCTTAGAATAAATTGGGATGTGAGGGATAAGATATTCCCCCAAAACATGATTAAGGATATGTTTAATTCTTTTGAAGAATTATTGAATAGATTAATAGAAATGAAAGAAACCTGGAATGAAAAAGATATTGTGAAACTTCCATTATGGCAGCAAAACGAAAGAAAAATTGTTAATGATACATCCAAGATTTTGCCAGATAAATTACTGCACCAGCAAATATTTGAACAAGCAGAATTAACACCGGATAATATAGCTGTCAAAGATGGAAATAATTCAATAACCTATAGAGAGTTAATAAGATTAAGCGATACTATATCAGCTTATCTATTAGACGCAGGTTGTAAACCACAGGACAAGATAGCTATAGTAATGGAAAAATCCATTTATCAAGTAGCAAGTGTCCTAGGGATATTGAATATTGGAGGTATCTATGTACCAATATCCAATAAACAACCTGTATCAAGGATTGAATCAATAATTGAACAATCATCTTCTGACATTGTACTTATGACGTCATCGTCAAGTATAAAAATAGATGATAACTATAAAGTTATTGAAGTTGATAAATTAGAACCTAGGAATGAAGAGTTTAATAGATTTACAGGTGATTCAAATAACACAGCATACATTATATTTACTTCTGGCTCTACAGGTGTGCCAAAAGGTGTTACTATCAGTCATAAAGCTGCCCTGAATACTATAAATGATATAAATGATAGATTCAAGGTTACCAGCGATGATTCTATTATAGGAATATCAAAACTTAGCTTTGATTTATCTGTTTATGATATTTTCGGGTTATTAAGTGTTGGAGGAAAGATAATATATCCTATGGATAGTAAATTAAATGATCCTTCTTATTGGTACTCATTAATATCAGAAAATAATATAACTATGTGGAATACTGTTCCTGCGATTATGGAGATGCTGGTTAATTACTTGGAAGTATCTAATTATAGCCTCGATTCTATGGAAAAAATATTTTTATCTGGAGATTGGATCGGTGTAAATCTACCAGATAGAATTAAAAATAAAATGCCTAATGCAGATATCATATGTATGGGTGGTGCTACAGAAGCTTCCATATGGTCAATATACCACGTATATGACGATAGTGATAAATCTTATAAAAGTATACCATATGGCAGACCTCTAGCTAACCAACAATTTAAAGTTTTTGATTCTATGCTAAGAGATTGTCCTGTATTAGTTGAAGGAGAACTAGGAATCATGGGACAAGGTTTATCAAAAGGATACCTAGGGCAGAAAGAGATAACTGCCAATAGTTTCATAATACATGAAAAAGATAAAATATATCGTACTGGCGATTATGGTAGATACCTTCCTGGCGGAGAAATTGAATTCTTAGGACGAAAAGATGCTCAAGTCAAGATTAGAGGACATAGAATTGAATTAGGAGAAATTGAATCGGCTTTGAATAGACATGAGAAGGTTAAATCAGCGGTTGTAATAGTTGGTACAGAGAACAAAAATCAATTATATGGATTTGTCATGCTGGACGATAATCAAAAATCACCGAAAGTCACAGAAGATGAGTTAAAAGAATACTTAGCTTCATATATACCTGAGTATATGATACCAACTTCTATTTCAATATTATCTATTTTCCCTTTAACTCAAAATGGGAAGGTTGACCGTAAAAAACTGCTTAGTATCAAAATGCAAAATGTATCTCATGATGATAAAGAGAATAAGGAAGAAGTATTTGACCAATTGGAATTAAAACTAAAAACAATTATGGAAAGTGTCTTAGAAGTAGTGGAGATAGGTAAGGAAGATGATTTTTATGACTATGGAGCCGATTCTCTCATAATGGCACAAGCTGCTGGTATTTTACACGAAGAACTATTAGCCATTAACAAAGATATACCTTATGATGCTCTACTACGTCAATTGTTGAATTATCCAAGTATTGATTCCCTTGCCAAATTCGTTAGACAACAAGGAACTGGTGAAGAACAAATAGATGATTCATCCAATGATTCTAGTAATGCTTCAATCATTGAGTATAGCAAAAATGAAAATGGACCTCTTAGAATTATTTTACATGCTGGACTTGGAACTATGAACTGTTTCAGATATCTTATAAAGCATCTTGTGAAGGAAGATATAGGTACTGTTATAGGAATCGCAGTTAAAGATGCAGATAAATATTCTTCAATAAACCCAGAGGAACTCATAGAAAATATTGCTGATGATTATGTTGAAAGAATTATGGAATATGACAATAATGATGTACAGATTATTGGATATTGCCTAGGTGGTTTAATAGCGGTGGAAGTGGCTAAACGCTTGGCTGAAAATAATGTAAATATTGTTGATTTGGTCTTAATTGACAGTCATCCAGTACAAGCTGATATAAAAGACGAACTGTTTTTAGAATCAATATTCATAACTAATTTTTATATTACCCTGCCACAGGTCTATGATGAGATTACTATAGATGAACTGGATTATACATTCAAAAGATTATTTGAAAAGCATAGGGATAATATTCCAAAAAATGCTTTGTGTAATTTGGATGGGGATGACAAAATCACGAAAGTCAGTAATTTATTTAGAAAGCTAAGTACATTGACAAAAGAAGAAAGATTCAGGGATTATGTAGAGGCAATGCATAAGATAACAGGGGAGAATGTACCTGTGAATATGGCAATGGGTATGTTTAATATTTATTGTCAAAGCTTCAAAGCAGCACAATTTGAACCTTCAATCTATATGGGTGATGTAAGATTTTTATTAGCTCGTGAAGATTTCCAGTATCTAGCTAATTCTAGTGAGAGGTCTTTGGATTTTTGGAAACAATTCTGTTTAGGAGAATTTGAAGTCACTAAAATAGATGGAGATCATATTAGTTGTATAGAAGATGAGAAGAACGTACCTCATTTAGCTAAGTTAGTTACAGAACCTTTGTCATAA